One Candidatus Aquicultor sp. genomic window carries:
- the nifU gene encoding Fe-S cluster assembly scaffold protein NifU, whose amino-acid sequence MYSEKVMEHFRNPRNVGEVEQPDGIGEVGNPTCGDMMRITIKVKDNKIDDVKFKTLGCGAAIATSSMVTEMALGKSLEEAEKLTRQDIADALDGLPPQKMHCSVLAVDGLQKAIEDYRTKNGGAPDNG is encoded by the coding sequence ATGTACAGCGAAAAGGTAATGGAGCACTTCCGTAATCCGCGAAATGTCGGTGAAGTCGAGCAGCCGGACGGCATTGGCGAGGTCGGCAACCCGACGTGCGGCGATATGATGCGCATTACGATTAAGGTTAAAGATAATAAGATCGACGATGTAAAATTTAAAACGCTCGGCTGTGGCGCGGCAATTGCCACAAGCAGTATGGTTACCGAGATGGCATTGGGCAAGAGCCTTGAGGAAGCCGAGAAGCTTACCAGGCAGGACATTGCCGATGCGCTCGATGGGCTGCCGCCGCAGAAGATGCATTGCTCGGTGCTGGCCGTTGACGGCCTGCAGAAGGCAATAGAAGATTACCGCACGAAAAATGGGGGAGCACCTGATAACGGGTAA